The genomic stretch TTTCACTGCAAGACACTTTTTGGTAGCAATTTGTGCAGTACTACCAACAAACTTACCAGACCAGCAGATGGAACTGAAGAAGAAATTTCCAGTTTATATGATGGATTTGACATGCTTGTTGTGATTGCAACTTCTCCTTGTTGCTCCTGAGAGAAACATTGAAAGTACGAAACCAAATGAGCACAATATATATAAACAAGCAAATACTAAACAGTAAGAGGGCTTTGATCCAGCACAGATAGAAATATAGTGACAGCTaacgagaaaaataaaaaaaggacaaAAATGTTGATTTCAAGTTGGAAGATCTTTTATACAAGATTAAATGAGACATCACACCCATTGATTACATAATGCTGACTAATAAAGTCACAGTCTTATATTCGAAAGTTGAATTCTTCATCAAGCTCTTCAGCAAATCAAGAAATTAAAAATCAATATCAAAGGCATGCTACAAAAACGTGACTGGAAATAGCCTCTTCCAGTGAGCCTCTTGGAATGAAGGGTCTTTACACAAGAATGACAAGTAATTTGATAGAATTCAGATGCAAAAGCCTTAACTTTCCAAATAGGAATCTTTCAAGATGCTTGGTTCTTGACACAAGATTGTGTTCCATATTTCTGATCCTTGTGATAGTAAAAATAATATTCCATGATAATTCAAATAAAGAGAGTGAAAGTATGGAAGGTATAAGAtcatagtagaaagaaaaatgtTAGGGGTAGTACAAAAAACATATTAACAAAACAAGACAGTTATCATTACCAACTGGTCAAGAAAGCTAACCATGTAGCAAGtatcacttttattgtttttttaatctaaagacaagtatttattttaatatataaaagacATAGAGATGTTAACAAAAAGAACTCTTATACAGAGGAAGACAGTTATCATGACCcttttgtgattaaaaaaaatatttaaaactagTTCTTAAAGGAACCAATTGCATGCTGTATTTTTAAGTCCAATAAGCCATTTGTATCATGCAACATAACTTTTACGGTAAGAAGCAATTGGTCATCATTCGAGTCCTAATAGGACTTTCAAAGTAGTGTACAGCTAGCTGCTTCTAGAGCCTAATTGCATAATCCATTAAATAGTTAAGGAACAGACCCTTGTCATACAACTAGATCTCAAATAACTGTCTTAGAGTATGACAGTAAGAGTGGCATGATACTGCAGCATAAACAACACAGTACACAGTATTGTCTTAATAATTCCAACAAAAACTAGACCCTGGTTGGATATAAACACAACATTGGCTCAAACGTGACCCAAAAGCCAAATCAAAATTATATAAAACACCTATGAAATTAACTCAAATATCAGACTCAAACTCAAACCCATTTGTTTCTGCTGTAAGATATCAGGTCCTCATGATCATTCAATGCtattttaaactttaaagaaCCTTAACTTCAAGATATGGTGGAGACCAAACCATTTCTTAGATGACTTGTTCAAGCAACACATTCCTTTGTGCACCAAATCAAGTCAAATTGTCAGCAGTGACTTTAATATATTAATCAAATATGGGTCTTCAACAAATGTGAAGGCTTGGAACCTATTAATGATGTTAGAAGTGATTCCCCTAACAGTGGTTCCTTCAAATGGAGAAGAGAACTCTCAACTATCTAGATAGCAAAACTATTCACTTTATTGCAGAGAAAGTGGAATAGCATACAAGCATCAGACCTTGGGCCTACATCTTCTCATATATGGCTACCCATAGAGGTCTTCCAACAAAATTGTCATTATAATCTAATCATTCTCCAAATCTCAATAAAAGTAACACGTAAAACCTCCAAACAAGGTTCCTAATAGCTAAATAACTTATTTAACCTAGACCATCAATATATTAGGGTTCTTCTATAAACTCAAAATAGGAGCCTATATTGTTCCTAAAATAGCTAAACTAATGATGAATACCAATCCAATATCTAACTTCTTTCTGCCACCCAGTGTTGTCGAAGTTGTTAGGTACTGAAAGTGCTAAGGTTTCAAAATGTCTGAGGTGCTTGGCACTTGTGCGAGTGAAGCGAGGCGTCGAATAATATACTTAACAAAATCACTAACTCAATTGGAAGGAGTGTATTTAAAAAAGGATCATCACAGAAAAATAGACAGTCGAAGAAGATCACAGCGAGAAGCTATCGAAGGCAGAGGCTCATCAATGAAGATCACATGACAACGACAAGTGGTCAGAGAACCATCAGAATAAGTTATGAGAGATGGAGGCAGAGGTGACCATCCATGAAGATCATAGGAGAAACAATAGGCGATCGAATAAGAGATGTTGGAGGCGAAAGCGATCAAAGAAGAGTTGTCGAAGGTGATTGTCAACGAAAATCACAACAACATAGCACCGATTGGAGAAAGCTGTCTAAGGTGGTCATAAGCAAAAATCACATTGGCAGCGGCAACTGATTAGAGAATAACTGACGGAGACAGAAGTGGTCATCCGCAAAAATCACAATGACAATAACAACAAGAGTGACAACAATATGAGAAGGGTTGTTAGAGGCAAAGGCGAAGGTCATTATCCACCAAAAATCACATTAATATAAAAGCTTTCGAAAGTGACAACAATCATCGATAGGTGGTCAACAGCGAAGAAGCTAAATTTTCAATCAATCGCATGATTGGGATGATCAcatgagagagggagagagttgCTAATTTGATGAATCGGTTGCATCGAACCAAATCATCAACATTGATAAGTTCAACAGAACCAATTCTCTCCATCTACCTTGATTTTAAGCTTGATTCAAGTGGATTGGGCCAAAGTGCGCCTCAACTAGGCCAAGTGAGCACCTCGTATCGGGCACCCACTTAGGTGCTTGGACTGGACTAGGTGAGCACTTGTCCTTGGCAACCAGCACAGGTGCCTGGTTTAATGGCCTCAGGCACCCAAGTGCCTCTTGACAAATCAACACTGCAACCGCCTAGTTTAATGGCCTCAAACACTTCTTCTCTCTCTACTCCCCTCCCTATACTCCCCCATATAGTAGAAGTAGCAAAAACAAGCATCATAATTTTTCTTTCCTACTCTACCTCTCTTGCTCCTTCCTCCTTTTCATTGCCTACCATTAAAAAATGCAGGAACATCACCCCTCATCTTTCTTATCTCCTCCACATATCAACCTCCTTTGTCACCTACCTCCAATATATTGAATTTCCATCCACATAAACAAAAAATTCAACATTATCAACCAAGTCAATCACACAGATGTCTACAACTGAACAACCAATAATATTCATTATCataatcaaaggaaaatcaaCAAATGTTGACATAAATCACATATAACAAAGCACAAGCTAAGCTAACAGTTTGAAGCAGCCGTTGCTTGTAGATATTGAATAATTGCTTATCACTATATCTACCAGAAACGATAAATACAAGTGACAAAAGACACGCACCTTTTTATAATGATACTTGAATAGGAAGGCACTACCAAAACGGAAGCAAGAAACAATAGACTCGTTATTTTCACATGTGCATGAAACAGATAAAGACTGTGCTGATAAGCCTATATGAATAGAGTTTGGCTCTCCACTATGACCAGTCTGAAACACAAGCAATCTTATAAACTAACAACAAAAAGAAAGATTTGCCTTACTATAAAGAGATAAGATTTGATAAGAGAAAATATGATGGGATCACACCGCATAAGAAACTAATTATCCAAATTTAGATTATAATGTGATGGCAGAAGTGTTGCATGACCCAACTGCTTTGGGATGTGAAAGGTATAATGTGTCCATGACAATATGCACAACACGAATAAAATGATAAGAAAACGTGTAAGTACGAGATCAGCTGGACATGTAATTAGGTACACGAATACCATATATACAGGACCTGAGGATAGTTTAAACAACAACTGCCACCAAGAAAAACCTGGGAGAACTTTGATGTTCAATCTGCCAGTTCATATATAAAGATGGGATGGAAGCTAAGCACAACATACCTAGACACAAACTCAAGATTTGCAAAATGCATAGGAGCATGAAAGGAACAAAGGCAAGTTTTTATTAACTTCTACTACTTAGAATAAAGATAATATATTAAAGCATATACCTATGCAATAGCAGAAACAAGCTAGGAAAACACTTTACCCTAAAAGAAACCTAATGAGTTGTCCATAAGACACCAATTATAAACTGACACAAATATCAATTGCAAGCCTGACTTCACATCAATCTGATTTTTGTACAGCAAATCAGTTCGCCAGTAAATAAATATTGCCTCAAAAGAAAAGCACAGACTTGATTAAAATATGCTTATATGCAAAAACCAGTGTTTACATGACTTATTTGGGTGCATTACTTACCAAGATAACATGTAATGAAATCACCATCAACAGGCTACATGAATACCGCCAGTTCATTCTTAATAACCAAAGGGCTAATTTACATTAAAAATAATGCACAACACATGCTAGTTCCTAGGGAAAAAGAAGAGATGGAAATATTGAAAATCAAACaagagaggaaaaagagaaaatCATCAAGCTATCTTGAATGCTGcaaggaatcatgcatgtaagctCTAAACTGTTTTTGTAGCCAAATGGACTCTCATTATATAAATCATCACCTGACTAGAAGGTCCCTTCTATGATGACTCGGTAGAAAAACAAACTGGAAACTCATTAAAAAATATACAATAACATTAAGTTTCAAGAATCATGGCCTGTTATGAATTGGATGGCAATCTTCCTCACCCAGTTGATTGGATAAAAAATAAGGAATAAAGATCTCAGAATGTCAGAGGAAAGCAACATGaataaacgaaaaataaaatcctaacaACACATGAACAGTAAGAAAATAACAAAATGTTTGGCTTGCTAATTGTTACCAAGAGATATATAGCCAATGAAGAGGACAGCCTGATACAACTTTATTAGACTGAAGCCATTTTCATACCAAGACTTTAAATGAATTACTTTGCAGGAACAACCCAATTAGAGCAGTTGAATGACTGCAGAACAACCAGTATCTTCCAAAGGTGGCTCATCCTGAAGGAGAACCTAAATATaactaacaaaaagaaaaaaaaaacccacaTTTTGAATGTACCTCAAACAAAAATGTTAGCCcgtagaaaaaaaaaactcatcctCACTGATTATATGGTGCTTACTCGGACTCACACTACGTTTCAGTTTCAACATTTGCCTTAGTCTTCGCAAGAGCATTGGCCTTTGTGGCTGCAGAAACATGAAACAAAGTGATCCAATATGTGCAAAGGGGTCTGTCTGTCGTTTATATAGCTCAATATGTCCAAACATCAACAactaaatttacctatccaatcCAAACTCTTCACGAGAATTATTACTGTAAGAGAAATTACTCCAATCGAGAAGTAATAGGTAAATGAAGAAAGTATATTTTAGTCAGTACCATAAAAAACGATTGCAACAAGAATAGTTTTAATAACAATGGAAGCAGTGAGGAAAGGAACAAAAATAGTAAACCTTGACATCGTGGGTGGCGCGGACTTGCAAGAAGTTGGCGATATCGAAGGACCCATTAAGACGAGCATTGCGGGACTCGAGGTCGTAGAGGACACCAAAGTGCTTGGTGAGGAAACCGAGCTGGGGGTAGGCGATCTGGCCACCACGGTCGTTCTGGAAGGAGAATTTGAGCTTGGCCAGGTTGTCGAAGAGCTTGCAGGAGACCTTGTGGAGGAACACGGAGCTGTCGCTGTCGAATTCAGACGTCACCCGCGTAGCCGGGCAGCGAAACGACGAGAATCGGCCGCCACCGGCGGGGCTCTGGTCGGAAGGATGGCATGATGGCGGCGGGGGCGGCGGTGGTGGTAAAAGAGGAAGAATAGTAGCAGAGTTAGGGCTAGGGATCGAAGGGACGGAGTCAGCCATGGAGAGAtgatgaggggggggggggggggggcggagaGGGCGAGAAGTGGAATCGGAGATAGAATGAGGATTTGTTTTATTGTGGAGGAAGAGAGAGGGGAGGGATTTGGATTTTGGAGCCTCGTCTTGAAGCTGACGGGCGCGAGTGACAAAATTGGAGGCTCAGTCGTGGTTTTGTAATCATAAGTGGGTCCAAAATGGAGTCGGAAATTTGTTATGACGTTTGGCAGCctctaaaatttaatattattatacatCCCTTCAAATGTTCAAATGCTTCGTATATGCTATCATATTTATATGTAATATTCTTTAGTGTCGTTTTGGAGTTTCAACTTCATTATAGCAATAATCAATTAAGAAATATTAATTACAATGCCATTTGTGTGAGTTGTTGAGCTTGGGATATGTGGTAACCCTTAATTTAAAAATGCAAAACAAAATCATAAACTTTAAAGGCACAGAAATGTTTTAACACCTAATAAgaactaagattttttttttctcaaataataagATCGGTTTGGCCAGTTTAGACGGAGCGAGCACAAGATTCCTCAAATCGGTTTTGAAACGAGTTAAGATACAAGAGTAAGCATCCAAACTAAATACATGTAAATCGATATCAAGCCATAATTCGAATTTTCTGTGATTTGATATATCATAAGTTCAATACCTATTTTGACTCGTGAAGCTTTATTAGAATATAGCAAGATTTGTCTTTTACTATAGTGTTTTCCTTTCTTGACACCAGACTGTCCGAAGTGGAGGAGAAGAGTTGAGACCCGGAAAGGAGCCCCAAAAGAAGGTCCCAACCGCCCTAATATAACTGGACAAACGTGTATCCAGAAACAACACTAACACCAAACACAGCAAATTGGCTCACGAGGACGACTATTAACATACACATCGAGAACAAATACAAAGAACGAACACACTAATAGAAAGGTCTTTAGACCGCACCTGCTGGGGCAACAGGTTTCCCCCGACCCATGGTGAATCCTCTTGTGCCGTCTGGCATGCGAGGACCAGGAGGCTGCTTGGTAGCTACGACAGACTGGTCACGCTCGGGATGGTTCAGATGGGTGGAAGGTGGAGTGCCGAATGCTAGACCTCCACCACGGTTGTTGCTGTGATGCTGGCCACGGCCTCGTCCTCGCCCTCCACGGCCGCGACCTCTCCCCCGCCTTAGTGCTCCATCCTTGTCACTGAAGCTCTCCCCGCTCTGTTCAAGGGAACACATCTGAGCTGCCTTAGAAAAAAGGACCTTGgagtaatattgagattttgaacTGCAGCAGAACTCCAATCTTGACCGAAAACATGGCTTTATTCGTACTATAGGGGACAGAGAGAGAGTACTGAGGTAGACCAAAAATAACTCTGTAGATAAACTTTAACCAGaagtcgtgtgtgtgtgtgtgtgtgtgtgagagagagagagagagagagagagagagagagagagaaccaggAAACATGGATACTTCAGATAAAAACCAAGAACAACAGGGTGCAAGAATTCTTACCTCATGCTCATGTGACACTTCAGATAGGTGATAGACATCCTCAACCTGCTTCTCATTTGACTGGTTGGATGTGGAGACATCCTCCTCTCCAGTGAAATCAGTTTCATACCCTTTTCTCCCTCGACCCTGCCCATGTTTTGTCTGGATTGAAGATGCAGATATCAGAGTCACCACTTACAACATGAAAAGATTAAAAACTCATGCAAGAACATTAACAGAAATTTCAAATAATACAGGTGAAGACTGTAATTCCAGGTCAGTATTCCTCTTTGCAAAGTAACTAGATAAGATCTAACAAATAAAGAATCAGAAGTGTTTGGTCAAAGAGACATTATTTCTAGAAACCCAAATCTCATGTAAGATTTGACCAAGCTAAGCTAAGTGTGAATAAATTTCAAAAAGTGACCACCGGTGACTGAAGTTAAAAGCTTAAAAAtagatataaataaataagacaatttttttattgaatcTTCAAATCCAACCTAAATTTGCAAAGTTAGCAAGAACCTACAAAAAGAAATTTTCCTCTTTCAGTCTAGTACATTATAGAAAATCCTCTTCATGGCCATATACAGACTAAATCAGCAGAATTACTAATTTCCAATCTCATGCTGTATTAAACAGTTACATTAAGCTTGTGTATATGTCACTGTAACAAAGTTCTCTTCAATGAGTCTGCAAAATGTTTACCTAAAACCAAAAATGCAGTTTAAAAGTGCCACCTGTTACCTCTCATATTCCTCTCACTTATCGCTCACACCACCACTAGTTTTTAAAATTCTTGCAAGTGCATGCACACAAACGAGACATCCAAGAGGTATAAAGCATTGCATACACAAAACCAACCCGCTGGCTAACGTAATTTGGAAAATGATGAAGACCAAGTTCTTTACAAGGGTAAAGTTTTATGTGTGAGTAGGAAAGCCAGTGCAAGGAAAATGTGAAAGAAAAAATGTATTAAATTTACCAAAAATTTAGGAAACAATCGAACTCTAAGTCCACTTCTCCAGTTCTTTTCATCATTGAGTTCTGCAACCTGCATGCCAAGAGAACAACATACTCAGAGGATTGCAGTTTAAAAAATGTgctaaattgatttcatcaaacttaCTGCTTTTTCAGCATCTTCAACAGTCTCATACTCCACAAATGCATGCAACTGCAAAGAAATAATTAAACCACATCTCAAAATATCATCGAATAAAGATTTTATACCTTAATTCCCACATGTCCATGTGATGaacaagaaaatttaacaagCTACTCACAGTCCAACAACACAATTTGTTTCATCAAGCACCATGGTTCAATAAATATGAGCATCATTTGCCTTTAACAGCAGGATCACGAAAAATATATGTTTCTCATTTTTCAGAGACATTATATTGGCAAGATTCTAGTTACAGAATGATTTTACTTACTATAAAAACGTTGGCAGAGAAATCCAGGGAAAAATTTTTGAAATTAAAAATTATGTAAAGCATAGAGAGCTAAAGATAAACCATGTGCAAGTACCAATACCAAATAAGCAAGCCGAGTCACTTTAAAAATGTGTTTATCAATTACACAATGAGAACAACAGAAACGGATACATACTCTGTTACCGAAAAGCATTTCTAGTTTTGTTGGTCTATTAGTTGCAGCACCTGTTCCATTGGAGGGCTGAGGATAGCATGTGCGAATTGTCTTTACACTACAGAACATTATTCAAGTTATTTAGTAGGAAACTCCGCATAGCATTTACAAACTATCAGATACTCTACCTGCCAACAATTGAGAAAATCTTCATAAGATTCTGGTAACAATGATCCTCAGGCAGATTTTCGGCCACTACAATGCGGGACTAAAAGAGAAACAAGATTGATTGTGATCACAATTAAACCACACAA from Musa acuminata AAA Group cultivar baxijiao chromosome BXJ1-3, Cavendish_Baxijiao_AAA, whole genome shotgun sequence encodes the following:
- the LOC103979387 gene encoding outer envelope pore protein 37, chloroplastic isoform X1, whose product is MADSVPSIPSPNSATILPLLPPPPPPPPSCHPSDQSPAGGGRFSSFRCPATRVTSEFDSDSSVFLHKVSCKLFDNLAKLKFSFQNDRGGQIAYPQLGFLTKHFGVLYDLESRNARLNGSFDIANFLQVRATHDVKTGHSGEPNSIHIGLSAQSLSVSCTCENNESIVSCFRFGSAFLFKYHYKKEQQGEVAITTSMSNPSYKLEISSSVPSAGLPKTTVHFPLGEVSVERKDQETEKALSINGILKGELLNGVCTALYRDEDLNLRYCYKDDEMSFIPSISLPSNALSLAFKRHFSPSDKLSYWYHFDSSQWSMVYKHTVGKDLKFKAGYDSAVRLGWASLWVGDEDGKTKTAPMKTKLQFMLHVPQDDIGNSLLMFRVKKRWDF
- the LOC135626930 gene encoding la-related protein 6B-like isoform X1, with the translated sequence MAQEIMDQTLEAIESCRSPPDSSTPSPSPSLSRALSSSRLNARAAEFVPRGAQPPAPATAPAPAPIHHGHAPAAHPVMHVFHQPQPISAYFGPGPGSFEYYGGGAAGGFGEHEGGGQSSVDPDPNYTARDGLSDEVVQKIIKQVEYYFSDANLATTEHLMRFITKDPDGFVPISVVAAFKKIKALVHNNFQLSVALRTSTKLVVSDDGKKVRRQQPFTESDLEELQSRIVVAENLPEDHCYQNLMKIFSIVGSVKTIRTCYPQPSNGTGAATNRPTKLEMLFGNRLHAFVEYETVEDAEKAVAELNDEKNWRSGLRVRLFPKFLTKHGQGRGRKGYETDFTGEEDVSTSNQSNEKQVEDVYHLSEVSHEHEMCSLEQSGESFSDKDGALRRGRGRGRGGRGRGRGQHHSNNRGGGLAFGTPPSTHLNHPERDQSVVATKQPPGPRMPDGTRGFTMGRGKPVAPAGAV
- the LOC135626930 gene encoding la-related protein 6B-like isoform X2 — protein: MAQEIMDQTLEAIESCRSPPDSSTPSPSPSLSRALSSSRLNARAAEFVPRGAQPPAPATAPAPAPIHHGHAPAAHPVMHVFHQPQPISAYFGPGPGSFEYYGGGAAGGFGEHEGGGQSSVDPDPNYTARDGLSDEVVQKIIKQVEYYFSDANLATTEHLMRFITKDPDGFVPISVVAAFKKIKALVHNNFQLSVALRTSTKLVVSDDGKKVRRQQPFTESDLEELQSRIVVAENLPEDHCYQNLMKIFSIVGSVKTIRTCYPQPSNGTGAATNRPTKLEMLFGNRLHAFVEYETVEDAEKAVAELNDEKNWRSGLRVRLFPKFLTKHGQGRGRKGYETDFTGEEDVSTSNQSNEKQVEDVYHLSEVSHEHESGESFSDKDGALRRGRGRGRGGRGRGRGQHHSNNRGGGLAFGTPPSTHLNHPERDQSVVATKQPPGPRMPDGTRGFTMGRGKPVAPAGAV